One window of Thiomicrorhabdus lithotrophica genomic DNA carries:
- a CDS encoding autotransporter family protein, whose translation MVHTLKSSSVLDAKLKPLTAAMLPFLILGVFNNASAASCAAGAITIASSSGGCEVDGVNAVTTVQFQTGVTTADRLILQGGNTPSGAVTNQTNLQGVVYIEATTTSQNSFGTAGSGHLQIVTVQNSTTFNLGHNLATRHLQLSSGTVNQTAGTVNIAPTLAGILSVLNGGSYVQSGTGVLHIGSGALMSLTGSGTATIVNQGSGEFRGINGGGGTLIFAGNYNTDAVLGPSNGFRLNIIRVNDGVTLTLDQTSFSNTFNVGQGASGILNHSAATLTTTNLNINDGAVYNLSGTGGIAATNITIGTGSSLNVNQSGNTSVASTISGTGGLTKTNTGTVTLSGANTYTGGTTVSGGSLQGNTSSLQGNITNNANLIFDQSTSGTYAGVVSGTGSLSKSNTGNLNLTGVNTYTGTTTINDGILSVNGSIANSNTTVNTGGTLGGSGTVGNVTINNGGTFAPGNSIGTINVTGDVAFSAGSNYNVEVDAAGNSDKIIATGTATLTGATVNVQPEAGTYAATTDYTILTAAGGLGGTTFGSVNSNLAFLTPTLSYDANNVLLNLTRNDISFNSVASTPNQTAVSAVLDNNTIALQSIVSSITPLTDTGAQQAFDSLSGVQHTQSQAVMNKISQQFQQLLFSRSSQSTNGTLGFNAQTFKPMQGYLLADNSNNWHLDMMESSSSTPIPRGWWVQGVGGFGSVADTTNASGADYQSSGVAFGMDANWRDYVVGIAGSYTRSNVDPFASDSDIESFQTGVYGSWARDNVYMNASVGLGLHKTDATRTVTVGSSVNTASSSYDSINLASALEAGKDIPLNLNTTLTPYVGVSYSHNNRDSFNETGAGTANLSVKQQDQDSLRTTLGLRLSRDIQTKNNKTITPAASIAYVREHLDNVSQLEAGFTTVPTSTFKVDGSDLDQNRLQVGLGVTGQLNENTTLNVGYNGELASSDEYHSFAATVKIVW comes from the coding sequence GTGGTACACACACTAAAAAGTTCGAGCGTTCTTGACGCTAAATTAAAACCACTTACTGCGGCGATGCTACCGTTTCTGATATTAGGAGTGTTCAATAATGCCTCAGCAGCCAGTTGTGCGGCAGGGGCGATTACGATTGCCTCTAGTTCGGGAGGCTGTGAAGTAGACGGTGTTAATGCGGTAACGACAGTACAATTTCAGACGGGTGTTACCACCGCAGACAGGCTCATCTTGCAAGGCGGCAATACTCCTTCCGGCGCGGTAACTAACCAGACTAACCTGCAAGGTGTGGTGTATATCGAAGCGACAACGACCAGCCAAAATAGTTTTGGTACAGCTGGTTCAGGTCATTTACAAATAGTCACGGTACAAAATTCCACCACTTTTAATTTGGGACATAATCTGGCAACTAGGCACTTGCAGCTGAGCTCCGGTACCGTCAATCAAACCGCAGGAACAGTAAACATCGCACCAACCCTTGCTGGTATACTCAGTGTGTTAAATGGTGGCTCATATGTGCAATCGGGTACGGGGGTGTTACATATAGGGAGTGGTGCTTTGATGAGTTTGACGGGTTCAGGTACTGCAACAATCGTCAATCAGGGTAGCGGCGAGTTTCGTGGAATTAACGGCGGTGGCGGCACACTTATTTTCGCCGGAAATTATAATACCGATGCGGTCTTAGGTCCTAGTAACGGTTTTAGGTTAAATATAATCAGGGTTAATGACGGCGTGACTTTAACACTGGATCAAACTTCATTTTCTAATACGTTTAACGTGGGTCAGGGAGCCAGTGGCATTCTCAATCATTCTGCGGCGACACTCACCACAACTAACCTCAATATCAACGATGGTGCTGTCTACAATCTCAGTGGAACGGGCGGTATTGCGGCAACAAATATTACTATTGGTACTGGTTCGTCATTGAACGTTAATCAGTCAGGTAATACGAGTGTCGCATCAACCATTAGTGGAACAGGTGGTTTAACCAAGACAAACACGGGTACGGTGACCTTATCTGGCGCCAATACCTATACTGGCGGTACCACTGTAAGTGGGGGAAGCTTGCAGGGTAACACTAGTTCATTACAAGGCAATATTACCAATAACGCAAACCTCATCTTTGACCAAAGTACATCTGGCACCTATGCGGGCGTAGTGAGTGGTACAGGGAGTTTAAGTAAGTCAAATACAGGCAACCTTAATTTAACGGGCGTTAACACTTACACAGGAACCACCACCATTAATGACGGTATTTTGTCGGTCAATGGTTCGATTGCAAATTCAAACACAACTGTGAATACTGGGGGTACCTTAGGTGGTAGCGGTACTGTCGGTAATGTCACAATCAACAACGGGGGAACTTTTGCCCCAGGTAATTCGATTGGAACAATCAACGTAACAGGTGACGTGGCCTTCAGTGCGGGTAGTAACTACAATGTTGAAGTCGATGCCGCAGGTAACTCGGATAAGATTATAGCCACAGGCACGGCAACCTTAACCGGTGCTACCGTGAATGTACAACCAGAAGCAGGTACTTATGCCGCTACTACTGACTACACTATCTTAACCGCGGCAGGCGGTTTAGGCGGCACAACCTTTGGTAGTGTGAATTCCAATCTGGCGTTTTTAACCCCCACCTTAAGTTATGATGCCAATAACGTGTTACTTAACTTGACGCGTAACGATATTAGCTTTAACAGCGTCGCAAGTACGCCAAACCAGACGGCTGTGTCCGCTGTACTGGATAACAACACCATCGCCTTACAATCCATTGTCAGCAGCATCACCCCATTGACTGACACGGGTGCGCAACAAGCGTTCGACAGTTTAAGCGGTGTTCAACACACGCAAAGCCAGGCTGTCATGAATAAAATCAGTCAACAGTTCCAACAGTTGTTATTTAGTCGCAGCAGTCAAAGTACGAATGGCACACTCGGTTTTAATGCACAAACTTTCAAGCCAATGCAAGGTTACCTGCTTGCAGATAACTCAAACAATTGGCATCTCGACATGATGGAGTCATCAAGTTCAACTCCAATCCCACGCGGTTGGTGGGTGCAAGGAGTAGGGGGCTTTGGTTCCGTAGCGGATACCACTAATGCTAGTGGTGCCGATTATCAAAGCAGTGGTGTTGCCTTTGGTATGGATGCCAATTGGCGTGACTATGTTGTCGGTATTGCTGGCAGTTATACTCGAAGTAATGTGGATCCGTTTGCCAGTGACAGTGATATTGAATCCTTTCAAACTGGTGTTTATGGAAGTTGGGCACGCGACAATGTTTATATGAATGCATCGGTCGGTTTAGGCTTACATAAAACGGATGCGACAAGAACCGTTACTGTCGGTAGCTCAGTCAATACGGCTTCATCAAGCTATGACAGTATTAATCTGGCTAGCGCACTTGAAGCCGGTAAAGACATCCCATTGAATTTAAATACCACGCTTACACCTTATGTCGGCGTGAGTTACAGTCACAATAATCGTGATAGTTTTAATGAGACGGGAGCAGGTACAGCCAACTTAAGTGTTAAGCAGCAAGATCAAGACAGTTTACGCACGACGTTAGGCTTAAGGTTGAGCCGAGATATTCAAACCAAAAATAATAAAACCATTACCCCAGCGGCTAGCATTGCTTACGTACGTGAACATTTAGATAACGTCTCACAACTTGAAGCGGGTTTTACTACTGTACCAACCAGCACTTTTAAAGTAGATGGTTCTGATTTAGATCAAAATCGCTTACAAGTTGGTCTGGGTGTTACGGGTCAGTTGAATGAGAACACAACCTTGAATGTTGGTTACAACGGAGAGTTAGCGAGCTCTGACGAATATCACAGCTTTGCTGCAACAGTGAAGATTGTTTGGTAG
- a CDS encoding autotransporter family protein translates to MTDDGTNALVKTGTGTLTLSGVNTYSGTTSVDAGTLSIASDSNLGGGALTLNGGNLTVTGATTIDNAITLGAANGTFNTTADTSFSGIISGTGNLTKAGAGRTTLTGANTYNGVTSVNAGILSVNGSIANSNTTVNTGGTLGGSGTVGNVTINNGGTFAPGNSIGTINVTGDVAFSAGSNYNVEVDAAGNSDKIIATGTATLTGATVNVQPEAGTYAATTDYTILTAAGGLGGTTFGSVNSNLAFLTPTLSYDANNVLLNLTRNDISFNSVASTPNQAAVSAVLDNNTTALQSIVSSITPLTDTGAQQAFDSLSGVQHSHSSQIALQSVNQFQGVLFDRIQGNNSLLANNGTVMLAYNDRETMNDAGSQLLNNSVDTQRGWWLRAIGNEGKIDSTTNASGTEYKAGGIATGFDDNLTDDLTIGTALGFTSANADVEQGRLNADSYQLALYGKLHLNNDYYVSGTAGIGTQKTKASRNVTVGLSNLVAKSDYDATTANVAIEGGRQFTLNENTHITPFAGLEYTHVNRDGFTETGAGSANLKVNSDYQESLRSVIGTRIAHSWTTKQGYHIQPTAELAWVNENMDNKSILRAGFEPATNTSFTVYGPELNRDHARVGLGVNVQLNDTATLNLAYQGEVASSDERHDVTATFRMEW, encoded by the coding sequence GTGACCGATGACGGTACCAACGCCCTGGTGAAGACCGGAACAGGCACACTGACCCTGAGCGGGGTCAACACCTATTCTGGCACAACAAGTGTCGATGCCGGCACCCTGTCCATTGCTTCAGACAGCAACCTGGGTGGCGGCGCCCTCACCCTCAACGGCGGCAATCTTACCGTCACCGGCGCCACCACCATCGACAATGCCATCACCCTGGGCGCCGCCAACGGCACCTTCAATACCACGGCGGACACCAGCTTCAGCGGGATTATTTCCGGCACCGGGAACCTGACCAAGGCTGGGGCAGGCCGCACCACACTCACTGGTGCGAATACCTATAACGGTGTAACTAGCGTGAATGCAGGTATTTTGTCGGTCAATGGTTCGATTGCAAATTCAAACACAACTGTGAATACTGGCGGTACTTTGGGTGGTAGCGGTACTGTCGGTAATGTCACAATCAACAACGGGGGAACCTTTGCCCCAGGTAATTCGATTGGAACAATCAACGTAACAGGTGACGTGGCCTTCAGTGCGGGTAGTAACTACAATGTTGAAGTCGATGCCGCAGGTAACTCAGATAAGATTATAGCCACAGGCACGGCAACCTTAACCGGTGCTACCGTGAATGTACAACCAGAAGCAGGTACTTATGCCGCTACTACTGACTACACTATCTTAACCGCGGCAGGCGGTTTAGGCGGCACAACCTTTGGTAGTGTGAATTCCAATCTGGCGTTTTTAACCCCCACCTTAAGTTATGATGCCAATAACGTGTTGCTTAACTTGACGCGTAACGATATTAGCTTTAACAGCGTCGCAAGTACGCCAAACCAGGCGGCTGTGTCCGCTGTACTGGATAACAATACCACCGCCTTACAATCCATTGTCAGCAGCATCACCCCATTGACTGACACGGGTGCGCAACAAGCGTTCGACAGTTTAAGCGGTGTTCAACACTCCCATAGCAGTCAGATTGCTTTGCAATCTGTTAATCAGTTTCAAGGAGTACTCTTTGACCGTATTCAAGGCAATAACTCTTTACTTGCTAATAATGGCACGGTGATGCTTGCTTATAATGACAGAGAAACAATGAACGATGCTGGTTCGCAATTACTCAATAATTCAGTTGATACACAACGTGGCTGGTGGTTACGTGCTATTGGCAATGAAGGCAAAATTGATAGTACCACTAATGCTTCAGGTACTGAATACAAAGCAGGCGGCATTGCCACTGGCTTTGATGACAACCTTACTGACGACCTCACGATTGGTACCGCTCTTGGCTTCACCAGTGCCAATGCCGATGTTGAACAAGGACGTTTAAATGCGGATAGTTACCAATTAGCTCTTTACGGGAAACTGCACTTAAACAACGATTACTATGTGAGCGGAACAGCAGGCATTGGTACTCAAAAAACCAAAGCGAGTCGTAACGTCACGGTTGGGCTTTCTAACCTTGTGGCTAAATCAGATTACGATGCTACAACCGCTAATGTTGCCATTGAAGGCGGTCGTCAATTTACCTTAAATGAAAACACCCATATCACGCCTTTTGCAGGCCTTGAATATACACACGTTAACCGTGACGGCTTTACAGAAACCGGTGCAGGTTCGGCTAATCTAAAAGTAAATAGTGATTACCAAGAGTCTCTTCGCTCAGTAATTGGTACTCGCATTGCTCATAGCTGGACAACCAAACAAGGTTACCACATTCAACCTACTGCTGAACTGGCTTGGGTAAATGAAAATATGGATAACAAATCTATCTTACGAGCGGGTTTTGAACCTGCAACCAATACAAGCTTTACCGTTTATGGCCCAGAACTTAATCGAGACCACGCTAGAGTCGGTCTTGGGGTTAATGTTCAGCTTAATGATACAGCAACGCTCAATCTGGCTTACCAAGGTGAAGTAGCAAGTTCAGATGAGCGACATGACGTTACGGCAACGTTTAGGATGGAGTGGTAA
- a CDS encoding helix-turn-helix transcriptional regulator, with translation MTGKTVDIPKPQEVPPAQIANQVLTEGITVPSLNGLKSEVIKDPAVQAAMQPWVEMECYQLSQGLQLSQMDCLDFGNQQIVRESQHAAIQKQGALPSNLCTISYCTPDPKVRFSELNAVNSDTVFFLPESTEFDIYIPPGLQTTYISFNQDEFLSGAQFLNPAMWENAPKQLLAIDNAQQSLLKETVNRWLKIAETNTLQSSLIDQELIRKMLLQDVLQITATKGFGNWRPLRPERNRALHLCREARAYIEASLMSDIVPTIVDTCKVVGVSERTLQYAFRSYVDMPPVTYLRLCRLHRVRTILKDSDPQATTVTDIAMRYGFLHLGRFALEYRQLFNETPSATLAS, from the coding sequence ATGACTGGAAAGACAGTTGATATCCCAAAACCACAAGAAGTGCCTCCAGCGCAAATTGCTAACCAGGTGTTAACTGAAGGCATAACGGTGCCTTCTCTAAATGGCTTAAAATCAGAGGTTATTAAAGATCCAGCTGTTCAGGCGGCGATGCAACCTTGGGTTGAAATGGAATGTTATCAACTAAGCCAAGGTCTACAGCTCTCACAAATGGATTGCCTAGATTTTGGCAATCAGCAGATTGTCAGAGAGAGTCAACACGCAGCAATTCAAAAACAAGGCGCTCTGCCTTCCAATCTTTGTACAATCTCGTATTGCACCCCTGATCCAAAAGTCCGGTTTTCAGAGCTTAATGCCGTCAATAGCGATACAGTTTTTTTTCTGCCTGAAAGCACCGAGTTTGATATTTATATCCCTCCTGGGCTTCAAACCACCTATATCAGTTTTAACCAAGATGAATTTTTGAGCGGTGCACAATTTCTTAATCCAGCAATGTGGGAGAACGCTCCGAAACAACTATTGGCAATCGATAATGCACAACAGTCGTTATTAAAAGAGACCGTGAACAGATGGCTCAAAATAGCTGAAACGAATACCCTACAGAGCTCTCTTATCGACCAAGAACTCATACGTAAAATGCTGTTGCAAGATGTTTTACAAATTACTGCCACGAAAGGATTTGGGAATTGGCGCCCATTAAGACCAGAAAGAAACCGTGCGCTTCATCTTTGCCGAGAAGCTCGCGCCTATATTGAAGCTAGCCTTATGTCCGATATTGTGCCTACCATAGTGGATACCTGTAAGGTAGTCGGTGTCTCTGAGCGGACACTGCAGTATGCCTTTCGTTCTTATGTTGACATGCCACCAGTTACTTATCTTCGTTTGTGTCGCCTGCATCGCGTGAGAACAATTCTCAAAGATTCCGATCCTCAAGCAACAACCGTCACGGATATTGCCATGCGGTATGGTTTTTTACATCTCGGTCGGTTTGCACTTGAATACCGCCAATTATTTAACGAAACACCCTCCGCAACACTGGCTTCCTAA
- a CDS encoding P-II family nitrogen regulator, translated as MKTKMAEGKSVQIIINSTFEDSLVKILKKLGVTGYTQLNARGNGNTGVQDGHSDGETNVLFMILMSKGMADALIDSLQVYRKKGHHILIYTYDAQVLDPELIGF; from the coding sequence ATGAAAACAAAAATGGCTGAAGGAAAATCTGTACAAATTATTATCAACTCGACTTTTGAAGATAGTTTGGTAAAGATTCTTAAAAAGCTTGGCGTAACTGGCTATACACAGCTTAATGCTCGTGGTAATGGTAATACAGGTGTTCAAGACGGACACTCTGATGGTGAAACCAATGTGTTATTTATGATTTTAATGTCCAAAGGGATGGCAGATGCGCTGATTGATAGTTTGCAAGTCTATCGCAAAAAAGGGCATCACATTCTTATCTATACCTACGATGCGCAAGTGTTGGATCCTGAGCTGATTGGTTTTTAA
- a CDS encoding sodium-dependent bicarbonate transport family permease, which yields MGLDSLLIPAVMFFALGVIAKLIKSDLKFPEGMTKGIGIYLLLAIGLKGGEALAKADFQLAVESIIWAAILGFILPIIGYGLLRFRNKVNMFDAAAIAAHYGSVSAATFLTAVAFLEVSGVSYESYPIVMMVIMESPAIIVGLLLAALARKRLSSEQGGETVKTEWGPLLHEAFTNGSVVVLLGALIIGAVASPESMAKVTPFTKEIFMGVLCLFLLDMGIEAAKKLDALKKAGLILISFGVIMPLIGGTIGVFVGASMLGFSLGGTFLLAILSASASYIAVPPAMRYGVPEANPSYYLTLSLGITFPFNVVIGIPLFYQMSIWYIGA from the coding sequence ATGGGATTAGATAGTCTATTAATACCAGCGGTAATGTTTTTTGCGCTTGGTGTTATTGCAAAACTGATTAAGTCAGACCTTAAATTTCCAGAAGGGATGACGAAAGGAATAGGGATATACCTATTATTAGCCATTGGTTTAAAAGGAGGGGAAGCCCTAGCTAAAGCTGATTTCCAACTGGCTGTCGAATCTATTATTTGGGCAGCGATTTTAGGTTTTATCTTGCCTATCATCGGTTATGGTTTGTTACGCTTTAGAAACAAAGTGAATATGTTTGATGCTGCAGCTATTGCTGCACACTACGGTTCTGTAAGTGCGGCAACCTTTTTGACCGCGGTCGCGTTTTTAGAAGTTTCAGGTGTAAGCTATGAAAGCTACCCTATTGTTATGATGGTTATCATGGAATCTCCTGCCATTATTGTGGGTTTACTTTTAGCCGCACTAGCTAGAAAACGTCTATCTTCTGAGCAAGGCGGTGAGACGGTTAAAACCGAATGGGGACCTTTGTTACATGAAGCCTTTACTAATGGTAGTGTGGTTGTATTACTTGGTGCGTTAATTATTGGTGCGGTCGCTTCACCAGAGTCTATGGCAAAAGTAACGCCTTTCACTAAAGAAATTTTCATGGGTGTTTTATGCTTATTCTTATTAGATATGGGTATTGAAGCTGCTAAAAAATTAGATGCGCTGAAAAAGGCTGGTTTAATCCTGATTTCTTTCGGTGTAATTATGCCGCTTATTGGTGGAACAATTGGTGTATTCGTTGGTGCTTCAATGCTAGGTTTCTCATTGGGTGGTACTTTCTTGTTAGCAATTTTGTCAGCAAGTGCTTCTTACATTGCTGTACCGCCCGCTATGCGTTATGGTGTTCCAGAAGCGAATCCATCGTACTATTTAACCTTATCGCTAGGGATTACTTTCCCATTCAACGTGGTTATCGGAATCCCACTTTTCTATCAGATGTCAATTTGGTACATTGGGGCTTAA
- a CDS encoding GNAT family N-acetyltransferase → MQSANIQIRDESSTDSSAISELTIAAFETMEMSNHTEQFIIDTLRAANALTLSLVAEIDGKIIGHIAFSPVTISDGTTGWYGLGPVSVHPDFQRQGVGKALIKKGLSRLKELNAKGCCLVGHPEYYPQFGFKNAPELSLEGVPKEVFFTLAFNEKIPKGNVLFHNAFTAEY, encoded by the coding sequence ATGCAGTCTGCGAACATCCAAATAAGAGACGAGAGCTCGACTGATTCTTCAGCTATCTCAGAACTTACTATCGCTGCTTTTGAAACTATGGAGATGAGTAATCACACAGAACAATTTATCATTGATACATTACGAGCTGCAAATGCGCTCACTCTCTCTTTGGTAGCTGAGATAGATGGAAAAATAATAGGTCATATTGCTTTTTCTCCTGTAACGATTTCGGACGGTACAACGGGTTGGTATGGACTTGGCCCAGTTTCAGTTCACCCAGACTTTCAACGCCAAGGGGTCGGCAAGGCACTTATTAAAAAGGGCTTATCTCGCTTAAAAGAACTCAATGCAAAGGGTTGCTGCTTGGTAGGACATCCAGAATATTATCCGCAATTTGGTTTTAAAAATGCTCCTGAACTGTCTCTAGAGGGTGTTCCTAAGGAGGTTTTCTTTACCCTTGCATTTAACGAGAAAATTCCAAAAGGTAACGTTTTATTTCATAACGCTTTTACAGCTGAGTATTAA
- a CDS encoding NADH-quinone oxidoreductase subunit L, translating to MAGEWIDSLLLLSIPIMFFVSAWAHERRANWDVAMGVAIVAFIISVSTGILSIAGLVKFGQGFNWVTHEPVSLIMLSLISFISYINVRYSRSYMAGNAEEERRYIRWLSITLGFVTLVVVSNHMILMLVAWIGISVALHQLLIFYPGRQRAVLAAYKKYIFARIAEILLLAGVLILYYEYDTWLISEIYATVSQAESLSYAGHIAALFLAGAAIIKCAQLPLHGWLIQVVEAPTPVSALLHAGIINLGGFLMIVFAPLLILSDIAQWLLLIVGGLTTVLAALVMMTRATIKVRLAWSTMSQMGLMLVECALGLFELALLHLIAHSCYKAYAFLNSGTEVESTMKRRLAKSVPPTRTDWWLAGFLASGLVVALVVIASLPAPYSPWVLIAIALTLLIAERRGRMTSASVVSMVVLAAILMIAYTLQKYGISYIIEHQPTSVGLAGDLWMAFLFILFFIGYIMLRYHRDHPAVVNTWRAFYAGFYLDEYITRLSLRVYPTKLPERFKPKHLKIPKEELFK from the coding sequence ATGGCTGGTGAATGGATTGATTCTTTATTACTGCTATCAATACCAATAATGTTTTTTGTTTCTGCTTGGGCGCATGAGCGCAGAGCCAATTGGGATGTTGCAATGGGCGTTGCCATTGTGGCTTTCATTATCAGTGTTTCTACAGGAATACTATCGATTGCAGGCCTGGTAAAATTTGGTCAAGGCTTTAACTGGGTAACACATGAACCCGTTAGCTTAATCATGCTCAGTTTGATTAGTTTTATCTCCTATATCAATGTGCGTTATTCGCGTTCTTATATGGCAGGAAATGCAGAAGAAGAAAGACGTTACATTCGCTGGCTGTCAATCACACTTGGCTTTGTAACCCTTGTTGTTGTTTCTAACCATATGATATTGATGTTGGTTGCCTGGATTGGAATCAGCGTAGCACTTCATCAGTTATTGATTTTCTATCCAGGGCGACAGCGTGCCGTTTTAGCCGCTTATAAAAAATATATCTTTGCTCGTATCGCTGAAATCTTGTTATTGGCGGGTGTGCTCATTCTTTACTACGAATATGACACTTGGCTAATTAGTGAAATTTATGCAACGGTAAGTCAGGCCGAATCACTGAGTTATGCAGGTCATATTGCGGCTCTATTTTTAGCCGGCGCAGCAATTATTAAGTGTGCCCAACTGCCTCTTCACGGTTGGCTAATACAGGTAGTAGAAGCGCCTACGCCTGTATCTGCATTACTTCACGCAGGAATCATCAACTTAGGTGGTTTCTTAATGATTGTATTTGCTCCACTACTGATTCTTTCAGACATTGCGCAGTGGTTATTACTGATTGTAGGTGGTTTAACAACCGTACTAGCCGCATTAGTGATGATGACTCGAGCAACGATTAAAGTACGCCTAGCATGGTCAACCATGTCTCAAATGGGGCTAATGCTGGTTGAATGTGCGTTGGGTCTATTTGAACTGGCATTACTTCACCTGATTGCTCACTCATGCTACAAGGCATACGCCTTCTTGAACTCAGGAACCGAAGTGGAGTCAACCATGAAACGTAGACTGGCCAAATCCGTTCCGCCAACGCGTACTGACTGGTGGTTAGCAGGTTTTTTAGCTTCAGGACTTGTAGTCGCACTTGTGGTTATTGCATCCTTACCTGCGCCATATAGCCCTTGGGTATTAATTGCTATTGCCTTAACGTTATTAATTGCAGAGCGCCGTGGTCGTATGACTTCAGCATCTGTGGTCTCTATGGTGGTGTTAGCTGCGATTCTAATGATTGCCTACACTCTGCAAAAATATGGCATTAGTTATATTATCGAACATCAGCCAACCAGCGTTGGTTTAGCAGGTGACTTATGGATGGCTTTCTTATTTATCCTATTCTTTATCGGCTATATTATGCTGCGTTATCATCGTGACCACCCTGCGGTAGTTAACACTTGGAGAGCATTCTATGCAGGCTTCTATTTAGATGAATATATCACTCGTTTAAGCTTGCGAGTTTATCCGACTAAGTTACCTGAACGTTTTAAACCAAAACATCTGAAAATCCCTAAAGAGGAGCTGTTCAAATGA